In Flexibacter flexilis DSM 6793, a genomic segment contains:
- a CDS encoding SusC/RagA family TonB-linked outer membrane protein, producing MRKLYLITQAVFLTLFVTLSAIAQEKTITGTVTAFEDGNPIPGVNVVVKGTTTGTATDLNGKYSISVAEGVTLVFSSVGYTNEEVVVAGQTSIDVKMVLNVSSLSEVVVVGYGTQERRDVTGAISSVKSTALKNNPVNSFDAALQGRTAGVQVQQSTGIPGSAIRVRVRGTASIGGSADPLYVVDGVPLNTDQTSDPNAPTSAVNTNPLSSINPNDIESIEVLKDAAAAAIYGSRGANGVVLITTKRGKSGKTAFDLSYMTGVSSATHKLKMLSGSEWMQLYNEARVNDGLAPLGPNQDFTINGVTMTPNTIANTNWIDEVLQTGSYQDVNLSAKGGSEKTKFFANGSYNRNEGMLKGNTFERLSGRLNVDNQASERVSIEGGVGITYTRSKMPKTSYNGGIGAAQSGALNIWPVYNADGSYFGTQLANPATWFNPIAQLEDKYTTHNYRTLGNMKASYKILPELVLSSQGSIDLLTQIEDNYYSPVNRYYNNRPLGASSERRLTNVNLYWSSMLSYNKTFNEVHNISAVVAYDVQNFSNRVAGYYPQGFAGFANSAFTTGSANNLVAEWAATADKANSPTVGYSYLNRYGFISYVSRVNYKYNDRYLLGLSFRSDGSSNFGPDHRFGYFPAASAGWIMTEEDFIKNIPAISFLKLRASYGATGNANIGNSQWFGSYSAGVGYGGSSGLYQTRLANDALTWEKNRQFDAGIDYGFLNNRISGTIGFYNKTSTALLLSYPVQTSSGFSSSVVNSDVVVKNTGIEFDIKSENLVGDFKWTTELNISSNRNRVTDVAGIAPDGFGASEGDTRVIKNQPIGISYLAKFAGVDPQTGLEMIYKVDANGNPTDEKIVATADAVQANRTALGRPFPKFTGGFTNRFAYKNFELEVLFAFSYGNQIYDDGAKVQIGGKLYEWNQRAELLDRWQQPGDITDVPKVTLNPLGGNGYSDNTSRFLYDASYMRLRNIKLSYNVPAAALKKAKVTSCQIFVAAQNWLTFTKYRGWDPEVVRYNSSSAGANIAFGAPYLPTPQAKTLTVGFNLGF from the coding sequence ATGAGAAAACTATATCTGATTACACAGGCAGTGTTTCTGACATTGTTTGTAACTCTTAGTGCAATCGCACAGGAAAAAACAATTACAGGTACAGTAACTGCTTTTGAAGACGGCAACCCAATACCAGGGGTAAACGTCGTGGTAAAAGGCACGACAACAGGTACCGCTACGGATTTAAATGGTAAGTATTCAATAAGTGTTGCCGAAGGTGTTACGCTTGTATTTAGCTCTGTTGGCTATACTAACGAAGAAGTAGTAGTGGCTGGCCAAACATCGATTGACGTAAAAATGGTGTTGAATGTATCAAGCCTTTCGGAAGTTGTTGTAGTAGGTTATGGTACACAAGAACGCCGCGACGTAACAGGCGCGATTTCTTCTGTAAAATCCACTGCCCTTAAAAATAATCCCGTAAACAGTTTTGATGCTGCTCTACAAGGCCGCACGGCTGGTGTACAAGTACAGCAATCTACAGGTATCCCTGGTTCGGCTATTCGCGTGCGCGTACGTGGTACGGCCTCTATTGGTGGTAGTGCCGATCCTTTGTATGTAGTAGATGGTGTGCCGCTTAACACAGACCAGACAAGTGACCCTAATGCGCCAACAAGTGCAGTAAATACAAACCCATTGTCTTCTATCAACCCTAATGATATTGAGTCTATTGAGGTGTTGAAAGATGCGGCAGCGGCGGCTATTTATGGTTCAAGAGGTGCTAATGGTGTAGTATTGATTACGACCAAACGCGGTAAAAGCGGCAAAACTGCTTTCGATTTGAGCTACATGACGGGTGTATCTTCAGCTACACATAAACTAAAAATGTTGAGTGGCTCTGAGTGGATGCAACTTTATAATGAAGCGCGTGTAAATGATGGTCTTGCGCCACTTGGCCCTAACCAAGATTTTACGATTAATGGCGTTACGATGACTCCAAATACTATCGCTAATACTAATTGGATTGACGAGGTGTTACAAACAGGTTCTTACCAAGATGTAAACCTTTCGGCAAAGGGTGGTAGCGAAAAAACAAAATTCTTTGCAAATGGTAGCTATAACCGTAATGAAGGTATGCTGAAAGGCAATACGTTTGAGCGTTTGAGCGGTCGTTTGAATGTGGACAATCAAGCGTCTGAACGTGTAAGCATTGAAGGAGGTGTAGGTATCACTTACACCAGAAGCAAAATGCCCAAAACATCATACAATGGTGGTATTGGTGCTGCTCAATCTGGTGCTTTAAATATTTGGCCAGTTTATAATGCTGATGGCTCGTATTTTGGTACGCAATTGGCTAACCCAGCTACTTGGTTTAACCCAATCGCTCAATTGGAAGATAAATATACTACTCATAACTACAGAACTTTGGGTAATATGAAAGCCAGTTATAAAATTCTTCCTGAATTGGTGTTAAGCTCACAAGGTTCGATAGATTTATTAACGCAAATAGAAGATAACTACTATTCTCCAGTAAACCGTTATTATAATAATAGACCATTGGGTGCATCTTCGGAGCGTCGTCTTACCAATGTAAACCTGTATTGGTCTTCGATGTTGAGCTACAACAAAACATTTAATGAGGTGCATAACATCAGTGCGGTTGTGGCTTACGACGTACAAAACTTTAGCAACCGCGTTGCTGGTTATTATCCTCAGGGTTTTGCAGGCTTTGCCAATAGCGCATTTACCACAGGTAGTGCTAACAATCTGGTGGCCGAATGGGCTGCTACTGCTGATAAAGCCAATTCTCCGACGGTTGGATACAGCTATCTAAATAGATATGGTTTTATCTCCTATGTTAGCCGCGTGAATTATAAATACAATGACAGATATTTGCTTGGCTTAAGTTTCCGTTCGGATGGTTCGTCTAATTTTGGTCCTGACCACCGATTTGGTTACTTCCCTGCCGCTTCTGCGGGTTGGATTATGACTGAAGAAGATTTCATCAAAAATATTCCTGCCATTAGCTTCTTGAAATTACGTGCAAGTTATGGTGCTACTGGTAATGCTAACATTGGTAATTCACAATGGTTTGGTTCGTATAGTGCTGGCGTTGGGTATGGAGGAAGTTCTGGTCTTTACCAAACTCGTTTGGCTAATGATGCACTTACTTGGGAGAAAAACCGTCAGTTTGATGCAGGTATTGACTATGGCTTCCTAAATAATAGAATTTCTGGTACAATTGGTTTTTATAACAAAACAAGTACCGCATTGCTATTGAGCTACCCAGTACAAACATCAAGTGGTTTTAGTTCGTCAGTGGTAAACTCTGATGTAGTGGTGAAAAACACAGGTATTGAGTTTGATATTAAGTCTGAAAACTTAGTAGGTGATTTCAAATGGACTACGGAATTAAACATTTCATCTAACCGCAACCGTGTAACAGACGTAGCAGGTATTGCCCCTGACGGGTTTGGTGCGAGCGAAGGTGATACACGCGTAATCAAAAACCAGCCTATTGGTATTTCATATTTGGCCAAATTTGCAGGCGTTGACCCACAAACTGGTTTGGAGATGATTTATAAAGTAGATGCTAACGGTAACCCAACGGATGAAAAAATCGTTGCTACGGCAGATGCTGTACAAGCTAACCGTACAGCTTTGGGTCGCCCATTCCCTAAATTCACAGGTGGTTTTACCAACCGTTTTGCTTACAAAAACTTTGAATTAGAAGTATTGTTCGCCTTCTCGTATGGCAACCAAATCTATGATGATGGTGCTAAAGTTCAAATCGGTGGTAAACTTTATGAATGGAATCAACGTGCAGAATTGCTTGACCGTTGGCAACAACCAGGTGATATTACGGACGTTCCGAAAGTAACCTTGAACCCATTGGGTGGTAATGGCTATTCTGATAATACAAGCCGTTTCTTGTACGATGCTTCTTATATGCGTTTGCGTAATATCAAATTGAGCTATAACGTTCCTGCGGCTGCTTTGAAAAAAGCTAAAGTTACAAGCTGTCAAATATTTGTGGCTGCTCAAAACTGGCTAACTTTCACGAAATACAGAGGTTGGGATCCAGAAGTAGTGCGTTATAACTCAAGCAGCGCAGGTGCTAATATTGCTTTTGGTGCACCATACTTGCCTACACCACAAGCCAAAACACTTACTGTAGGTTTCAATCTTGGTTTTTAA
- a CDS encoding RagB/SusD family nutrient uptake outer membrane protein, with amino-acid sequence MKKIYISAALFAALTFGVSCNKVLDFTPPTEIDANIAIKTANDVQSVLMMSYQQITSAGFLTGAVIRTSELYGDNVNPARITGDDKAVYDGSGSIFNSVGRGLWANGYTGISRANNVIYLLDTKSFPEATQAFKDQLRGEALFLRAVAHFELVRLFAKPYTNDPTNDPGVPLRVVPITTPEQAKIPVPRAKVAVVYAQVIQDLKDAIELLPTSNGSRANKMAAKAYLARVLFNKEDYSGAYDYANDVITNSGVVSDMNITAPFRMIDKEAGDNDNYKTRGVLFQVYSSSNSYDVSTLLRNDFWNTSASAVRIPFTNSGSNSIYTALLNNGGSRLSQLVEAPTGELPYSSKWQGLMFMNVPIIRLTEMYLTRAEAGLRAGKVDATTAAADVNYVRSLAGVSTFTTVTLEDIQAERRVELVMEGDRFHELRRLKQNVRSNPFNSSDLLLKIPDSETNANSAIEQN; translated from the coding sequence ATGAAAAAAATATATATATCAGCAGCCTTGTTTGCTGCGCTTACATTCGGGGTTAGCTGTAACAAAGTATTAGATTTTACGCCCCCAACAGAAATAGATGCCAATATTGCGATTAAAACAGCAAATGACGTACAATCTGTTTTGATGATGTCGTACCAACAAATTACATCGGCTGGCTTTTTGACGGGTGCTGTAATTCGTACAAGCGAACTTTATGGCGACAATGTTAATCCTGCTCGTATTACTGGTGATGACAAAGCCGTGTATGATGGTTCGGGGAGTATTTTCAATAGTGTGGGTCGTGGACTTTGGGCGAATGGTTATACTGGTATTTCAAGAGCCAACAACGTGATTTATTTATTGGATACCAAATCATTCCCTGAAGCTACACAAGCATTCAAAGACCAACTTAGAGGCGAAGCCTTGTTCTTGAGAGCGGTGGCGCACTTCGAATTGGTTCGTTTGTTTGCTAAGCCTTACACCAATGACCCAACCAACGATCCAGGTGTTCCGTTGAGAGTTGTTCCTATCACGACACCTGAGCAGGCAAAAATCCCTGTACCTCGTGCCAAAGTGGCGGTCGTATATGCGCAAGTAATTCAAGATTTGAAAGATGCTATTGAGCTTTTGCCTACTTCAAATGGCAGCAGAGCAAACAAAATGGCAGCTAAAGCATATTTGGCGCGTGTTCTTTTTAACAAAGAAGATTATTCGGGTGCTTATGATTATGCCAACGATGTGATTACTAATAGCGGCGTGGTAAGTGATATGAATATTACTGCCCCATTCCGTATGATTGATAAAGAGGCTGGCGATAACGACAACTACAAAACGCGTGGTGTGTTATTCCAAGTATATTCATCTTCGAATAGCTATGATGTGAGCACTTTGCTTAGAAATGATTTCTGGAATACTTCAGCCAGTGCGGTGAGAATACCTTTTACTAATTCAGGTAGTAACAGTATTTATACTGCATTGCTTAATAATGGTGGTAGTAGATTATCGCAATTAGTAGAAGCTCCAACTGGCGAGCTTCCATATTCAAGCAAATGGCAAGGCCTAATGTTCATGAATGTACCTATTATTCGCCTTACAGAAATGTATTTGACTCGCGCAGAAGCTGGTTTGCGTGCGGGTAAAGTGGATGCAACTACTGCTGCTGCTGATGTAAATTACGTTCGTAGCTTGGCGGGTGTATCTACCTTTACTACCGTAACACTTGAAGATATTCAGGCAGAACGCCGCGTAGAGTTGGTGATGGAAGGTGACCGTTTCCACGAACTTCGTCGTCTTAAGCAAAATGTAAGAAGCAATCCGTTCAATAGCTCGGATCTTTTGCTTAAAATTCCTGATAGTGAAACCAACGCAAATTCGGCTATCGAACAAAACTAA
- a CDS encoding DUF5004 domain-containing protein, translated as MRHFNIKNSLFVALLASAALVGCKKDDYAPVGESYAITSESVMGSWKLSAVTEIDESAVYLGYPAAVQSEDITSAYAFDTYEISFTTNEDKVSGGYTVSNSSNAPIFIPSSGSWKFYDPNGPRQIKMVATGSQDTVLVDFPSAYLKSQNKLALSFSRKGSDGKAYLTYKYAFTRK; from the coding sequence ATGAGACATTTCAATATAAAAAATAGCTTGTTTGTGGCACTGTTGGCTTCGGCTGCTTTGGTGGGCTGCAAAAAAGATGATTATGCGCCTGTGGGCGAAAGCTATGCCATTACGTCCGAATCTGTGATGGGCTCTTGGAAATTAAGTGCTGTAACAGAAATTGATGAATCGGCTGTTTATTTGGGTTATCCTGCGGCTGTACAATCAGAAGACATAACGTCGGCTTATGCTTTTGATACTTATGAGATTTCGTTTACGACAAATGAAGATAAAGTATCTGGAGGTTATACGGTCTCTAATTCCAGTAATGCTCCCATCTTTATACCAAGCTCTGGTAGCTGGAAGTTTTATGACCCCAACGGTCCACGTCAGATAAAAATGGTTGCTACTGGCAGCCAAGATACTGTTTTAGTGGATTTCCCTTCGGCGTATCTAAAATCGCAAAACAAATTAGCATTGTCTTTCTCTCGCAAAGGCTCAGATGGCAAGGCTTATTTAACTTACAAATACGCCTTCACAAGAAAATAA
- a CDS encoding DUF4961 domain-containing protein, with amino-acid sequence MKYYFSVILTLVSFWSFGQVITTAPSSFTGQDQVKISIDVTGTAVDGIEPLYLWTWSPAEPPGGNGTWTSSNETMKLTKEATNIWSITMVPSQYYGVPPAKISQIAFLVKAKDGSGSPEKKTKDLSVPVDAVTYKDTVTRVFPTKFTDNDVVAFYYNRTLDKSNTMKALGADDVYMYAEARVKNAAGTESQKVIVSKSQVGTVDALKATSVSNDLFRLRMIPRKFFNIADGEHITQIKVQFRSKDGSSGALKDTNASTNNDFDFVVR; translated from the coding sequence ATGAAATATTATTTTTCAGTCATATTAACGCTTGTGTCGTTTTGGTCTTTCGGACAAGTTATTACTACGGCTCCTTCGTCGTTCACAGGCCAAGACCAAGTTAAAATTTCCATTGATGTTACTGGTACAGCAGTGGACGGCATAGAGCCGCTTTATCTCTGGACTTGGAGCCCTGCTGAACCTCCAGGCGGCAATGGTACTTGGACTAGCTCAAACGAAACGATGAAGCTAACAAAAGAGGCTACCAATATTTGGAGTATTACTATGGTTCCAAGCCAGTATTATGGTGTACCGCCAGCTAAAATATCTCAAATTGCATTTCTTGTAAAAGCAAAAGATGGTAGTGGCAGCCCAGAAAAGAAAACAAAAGACTTGTCTGTTCCTGTAGATGCTGTAACTTACAAAGATACTGTTACTCGCGTATTTCCTACTAAATTTACAGATAATGATGTAGTTGCATTCTATTACAATCGTACTTTGGACAAAAGTAATACGATGAAGGCTTTAGGTGCAGATGATGTGTATATGTACGCTGAAGCCAGAGTAAAAAATGCAGCAGGCACAGAGTCGCAGAAAGTAATCGTATCAAAATCACAAGTAGGAACGGTTGATGCCTTGAAAGCGACGAGTGTTTCTAACGATTTGTTCAGATTACGTATGATTCCTCGTAAGTTTTTTAACATAGCAGACGGGGAGCACATTACGCAAATAAAAGTTCAATTCCGTAGTAAAGATGGTTCTTCTGGTGCTTTGAAAGATACCAATGCAAGTACTAACAACGATTTTGATTTTGTAGTAAGATAA
- the lpdA gene encoding dihydrolipoyl dehydrogenase: protein MTTYDVVIIGSGPGGYVAAIRCAQLGLQTAIIEKYNTLGGTCLNVGCIPSKALLDSSEHFYNAAHSFKEHGIEIEAPKVNLAQMIKRKADVVQQTSGGIRFLMKKNKVAEYNGIGSFVDKNTVRITKVDGTTEDIGAKNVIIATGSKPTVLPFIPVDKTRVITSTEALELKEVPKHLIVIGGGVIGVELGSVYARLGAKVSFVEFAGSLIPTMDGTMGKELLKVMKKLNTEFYFKHKVTKVENLGDTVQVTADDENGKPVTLSGDYCLVSIGRSPYTKGLALENAGVEMEERGRIKVNGHLQTNVPHIYAIGDVVRGAMLAHKAEEEGVLVAETIAGQKPHINYNLIPGVVYTWPEVASVGATEEALKAEGRAYKTGSFPFKALGRARASMDLDGLVKVLADKNTDEILGVHIIGPRAADMIAEAVVAMEFRASAEDVSRMSHAHPTFTEALKEACLAATDNRALHV from the coding sequence ATGACAACGTATGATGTAGTAATAATTGGCTCTGGCCCAGGTGGCTATGTGGCCGCTATTCGCTGCGCCCAACTTGGTTTGCAGACTGCTATTATCGAGAAATACAACACTTTGGGCGGCACTTGCCTGAATGTGGGTTGTATTCCTTCTAAAGCACTATTAGATTCATCAGAACATTTCTACAATGCCGCGCATTCTTTCAAAGAACACGGTATCGAAATCGAAGCACCAAAAGTAAATTTGGCGCAAATGATTAAGCGTAAGGCCGACGTAGTACAACAAACTTCGGGTGGTATTCGCTTTTTGATGAAAAAAAATAAAGTAGCTGAATACAACGGCATCGGTTCGTTTGTAGATAAAAATACGGTGCGCATCACGAAAGTAGATGGCACAACCGAAGACATCGGCGCGAAAAATGTCATTATCGCCACTGGTTCAAAACCAACGGTATTGCCATTTATTCCTGTGGATAAAACACGCGTGATTACTTCTACGGAAGCCCTCGAACTCAAAGAAGTACCGAAACACCTTATCGTGATTGGCGGCGGTGTAATCGGCGTAGAATTGGGTTCGGTTTATGCGCGTTTGGGTGCAAAAGTTTCGTTCGTGGAATTTGCAGGTTCGCTTATCCCAACCATGGACGGCACGATGGGCAAAGAGCTTTTGAAAGTAATGAAAAAACTCAACACCGAGTTTTATTTCAAACATAAAGTAACCAAAGTAGAAAACTTGGGCGATACGGTGCAAGTAACAGCCGACGACGAAAACGGCAAACCTGTGACACTTTCGGGTGATTACTGCTTGGTGTCGATTGGCCGCAGCCCTTACACGAAAGGTTTGGCTTTGGAAAATGCAGGCGTGGAAATGGAAGAAAGAGGCCGCATTAAAGTAAACGGTCATTTGCAAACTAACGTGCCACATATTTACGCTATCGGCGACGTAGTTCGCGGCGCGATGCTTGCGCACAAAGCGGAAGAAGAAGGCGTTTTGGTGGCTGAAACAATTGCAGGCCAAAAACCACACATCAACTACAACCTTATCCCTGGTGTAGTTTATACGTGGCCAGAAGTGGCCTCTGTGGGTGCAACGGAAGAAGCGTTGAAAGCTGAAGGCCGTGCGTACAAAACAGGTTCGTTCCCGTTCAAGGCTTTGGGTCGTGCACGCGCGAGCATGGACTTAGACGGCTTGGTGAAAGTGTTGGCCGACAAAAACACAGACGAAATTTTGGGTGTTCATATCATCGGGCCACGTGCTGCGGACATGATAGCGGAAGCCGTTGTAGCCATGGAGTTTAGAGCTTCTGCCGAAGACGTTTCGCGTATGTCGCACGCGCACCCAACGTTTACGGAAGCCCTCAAAGAAGCGTGTTTGGCCGCAACCGACAACCGCGCATTACACGTTTAA
- the mrdA gene encoding penicillin-binding protein 2, with the protein MLTEGRKYIVQGVFVLVGLVFLIKLFFLQIIDDTYKQAADENALQKMVDYPYRGLIYDRDGKIMVYNVPVYDVMVTPREVRKDMDTLGFCNLLKITKEEYIKYMRSAKIHSSVKPTPFIKQLSHTDFASIQDQLVDYPGFFIMPRTVRSYPNHSMASALGYIGEISRRRLERDTTGYYKIGDYIGISGLEGEYESYLRGRKGVKYMLVDVHGIQKGSFKDGAFDTTAVRGENLYSSIDLELQKYCEKVMQNKAGSIVAIEPSTGEILAFVSAPTYDPELLTAREFPKNYSRLQKDSMKPLFNRPLMAPYPPGSIFKTIQALIGLQEGVIDSTTIYPCVQNVVHCHPHPSPCNLRQSLQWSCNPYYLNVYRRIINQNRSRNTFTDTRLGYEKWREYVESFGLGQQLGVDLPNEKKGILRKATYFDRVYGENRWKYSNLYSMSIGQGEIGMNPLQMANLAAILANRGFYYTPHFIRKMGDNGKIAPEFTQRHTTKVEPKYFDVIANGMMDAVRNGTIWSKARMQSVVICGKTGTAQNPQGDDHSVFIGFAPKDNPKIAVAVFVENAGFGGFVAAPIGSLVIEKYLKDTIIRKNLDIHMTGQDFIHPKKPKVATVQDANKTKSEKTATNSNNIPLITNPIGNNGGTQTRRTDSTEY; encoded by the coding sequence ATGCTTACAGAAGGTAGAAAATATATAGTTCAGGGCGTGTTCGTCTTGGTGGGCTTGGTGTTTCTGATAAAATTGTTTTTTCTACAAATCATCGACGACACATACAAGCAAGCCGCAGACGAAAACGCACTGCAAAAAATGGTGGATTATCCGTACAGAGGCCTCATTTATGACCGCGACGGAAAGATTATGGTTTATAACGTTCCCGTGTACGACGTGATGGTGACCCCGCGCGAAGTGCGCAAGGATATGGATACGCTTGGTTTTTGTAACTTGCTCAAAATCACGAAAGAGGAATACATAAAATATATGCGTTCGGCCAAGATACATTCGAGCGTAAAGCCTACGCCGTTTATTAAGCAGCTTTCGCACACGGATTTTGCCAGCATCCAAGACCAACTCGTGGATTACCCTGGCTTTTTCATTATGCCGCGCACGGTGCGTTCGTATCCCAATCACTCGATGGCCAGTGCGTTGGGGTATATTGGCGAAATTAGCCGCCGCCGCCTCGAACGCGACACGACGGGTTACTACAAAATCGGGGATTATATCGGTATCAGTGGTTTGGAAGGCGAATACGAATCGTATTTGCGTGGCCGCAAAGGTGTAAAATATATGCTCGTGGACGTGCACGGTATCCAAAAAGGTTCGTTTAAAGATGGTGCTTTCGACACGACAGCCGTGCGAGGCGAAAATCTTTATTCGTCCATTGATTTGGAGCTACAAAAATATTGCGAAAAGGTAATGCAAAATAAAGCGGGCAGTATCGTGGCCATTGAGCCTTCTACGGGTGAAATTTTGGCCTTTGTTTCTGCGCCAACCTACGACCCCGAACTACTGACGGCACGCGAATTTCCAAAGAATTATTCCCGACTCCAGAAAGACAGCATGAAACCCCTGTTCAACAGGCCGCTCATGGCTCCCTATCCTCCAGGTTCGATTTTCAAAACCATTCAGGCACTTATCGGTTTGCAAGAAGGTGTCATTGACTCCACGACCATTTATCCGTGTGTGCAAAACGTGGTGCATTGCCACCCGCACCCTTCGCCTTGCAATTTGCGTCAATCGCTGCAATGGTCTTGCAACCCGTATTATTTGAATGTTTATCGCCGTATTATTAACCAAAACAGAAGCCGTAACACATTCACAGACACGCGTTTGGGTTATGAAAAATGGCGCGAATATGTCGAAAGTTTCGGCTTAGGCCAACAACTTGGCGTAGATTTGCCCAACGAGAAAAAAGGTATTTTGCGCAAAGCCACGTATTTCGACCGCGTGTATGGCGAAAATCGTTGGAAATATTCAAACCTCTATTCGATGAGTATCGGGCAAGGCGAAATCGGGATGAATCCATTGCAAATGGCGAATTTGGCGGCCATTTTGGCCAACAGAGGTTTTTATTATACGCCGCATTTTATCCGAAAAATGGGGGATAATGGCAAAATCGCACCCGAATTTACCCAACGCCACACCACCAAAGTAGAGCCTAAGTATTTTGATGTAATCGCCAACGGCATGATGGACGCGGTGCGCAACGGTACGATTTGGTCAAAGGCACGCATGCAAAGCGTCGTAATTTGCGGCAAAACGGGTACGGCTCAAAACCCGCAAGGGGACGACCACTCCGTATTCATTGGTTTTGCACCAAAAGACAATCCTAAAATTGCAGTAGCTGTTTTTGTGGAAAATGCGGGTTTCGGGGGCTTTGTGGCTGCTCCAATCGGTTCTTTGGTTATCGAAAAATACCTGAAAGACACGATTATACGCAAGAACTTGGACATTCACATGACAGGCCAAGACTTCATTCACCCCAAAAAGCCTAAAGTGGCAACCGTGCAAGACGCTAATAAAACGAAAAGCGAAAAAACGGCTACAAATTCAAATAACATTCCTCTAATTACAAATCCTATCGGCAACAATGGCGGAACTCAGACGAGAAGAACGGATAGCACAGAATATTGA
- the rodA gene encoding rod shape-determining protein RodA codes for MAELRREERIAQNIDWLTVLLFALMVAAGWLNIFAAVYDAQSQQSIFDLDINSGKQILWIGTTVIIITMLMAIDYKFFDSFAYVIYGAMMIILIGVLFGGKVVAGSKSWIGVGGFGIQPSEFSKTACALALAKFLSKPGLRLDRTNDMFTAAAIIALPALLILLQNDTGSTLVFSSFIIVLYREGLPPVYPVLGITVVALFILTLLVPQLYLIIGLVVLALIIIALIPKSIKNIAVIVGGLAIVVAVVMGVDFFVNDVLQPHQQNRIKALIDPDGDPLGYGWNVTQSKIAIGSGGFLGKGFLEGTQTKFDFVPEQSTDFIFCTIGEEHGWFGSFLVIAGFMTLLMRIVFLAERQKSRFARVYGYSVASILFFHMMVNIGMTIGLFPVIGIPLPFFSYGGSSLWSFTILLFILLKLDAHRSQILNRY; via the coding sequence ATGGCGGAACTCAGACGAGAAGAACGGATAGCACAGAATATTGATTGGCTCACGGTGCTACTTTTTGCGCTAATGGTTGCCGCTGGCTGGCTCAATATTTTTGCGGCGGTGTATGATGCGCAATCTCAGCAAAGTATTTTTGATTTGGATATAAATTCGGGGAAACAAATTCTTTGGATTGGTACGACCGTCATCATTATCACGATGTTGATGGCCATCGACTACAAGTTTTTCGATTCGTTCGCTTATGTGATTTATGGCGCAATGATGATAATATTGATAGGCGTTTTGTTCGGCGGAAAAGTCGTGGCGGGTTCTAAATCGTGGATTGGCGTGGGAGGCTTCGGGATTCAACCTTCCGAATTTTCCAAAACGGCCTGCGCCTTGGCTTTGGCTAAGTTTTTGAGCAAACCGGGTCTGCGCCTCGACCGCACCAACGACATGTTTACGGCTGCGGCTATTATCGCGTTGCCTGCGTTGTTGATTTTGTTACAAAATGATACGGGTTCTACACTGGTTTTTAGTTCGTTTATTATCGTGCTGTACCGCGAAGGCTTGCCGCCAGTGTATCCAGTGTTAGGGATTACGGTGGTGGCCTTGTTTATCCTAACGCTTTTAGTCCCACAACTTTATCTTATCATTGGTTTGGTGGTTCTTGCCCTGATTATCATTGCGCTGATTCCCAAAAGCATCAAAAATATTGCAGTGATTGTGGGCGGATTGGCTATCGTGGTGGCGGTGGTGATGGGTGTTGATTTCTTCGTAAATGATGTGTTACAGCCGCACCAACAGAACCGCATCAAAGCCTTGATAGACCCCGACGGCGACCCGCTCGGCTATGGTTGGAACGTAACCCAATCCAAAATTGCGATTGGGTCGGGCGGCTTTTTGGGTAAAGGTTTTCTGGAAGGCACGCAAACCAAATTCGATTTTGTACCCGAACAAAGCACCGATTTTATTTTCTGTACCATCGGCGAAGAACACGGCTGGTTTGGGAGTTTTTTGGTAATTGCGGGTTTTATGACCTTGCTCATGCGCATTGTTTTCTTAGCCGAACGCCAAAAATCGCGTTTTGCGCGGGTGTACGGCTATTCTGTCGCCTCGATTTTATTTTTTCACATGATGGTCAATATCGGCATGACTATTGGCCTGTTCCCAGTAATCGGGATTCCATTGCCGTTTTTTAGTTATGGCGGTTCGTCTTTGTGGTCGTTTACTATTTTGTTATTTATTTTATTAAAATTAGATGCGCATCGCAGCCAAATTTTGAACAGATATTAA